DNA from Triticum aestivum cultivar Chinese Spring chromosome 7D, IWGSC CS RefSeq v2.1, whole genome shotgun sequence:
ACGCCGGCGAGGCGGTTCCAACCGATCCGATCTCGCGTCCGCAGGCACGGTACGGGATCCTGCCGCCGCTGGCACGCGATTGATTGCGTGCCGGGCGCTCTCTAGATTTCGCCGTCTCGCGGATTCCGTGGGCTCCGGCTCGGGCGGGGGAATCTGATCCGTGGCGTGCGTGCGCGGGCTTGGCAGGTTGCTCTGATCTGGCAGGGGAATGCGCGTGTCGACATGGTAAGCCGAGGAGGAGGAGCCGTGCGGTCGTTGCTGGATCGCCTGCGCCCGCCGCCGAGGGGGACGAGGGGGAGCCCCGCCatgccgccgcccgtcgccgccgccgccaaaggCGCCTGCTTCTGCAGCTTTGGCCACTCGGGCGCGCACGGCGAGGGGCGGAGGAAGGGCGTCCTGGATTTGGGGGCCGGCCGGAGGTTCGCGCCGGGCAGTGCGCTGAGCCTGAAGGGCTGCCTGGACTGGCAGGACGGCGGCAGGTTCAGGAGGGCGGATGGCGGTGATGGCGACGCGGTGGAGATCAGGGCGCGGGTTCTCGCCCCGCACCGGCAGTTCGTCCGTGATGTGGAGGTTCAGCTGTCGGAGGAGGTGGGCGCGAAGAGTGTGGATGGGAATGGCGCCTACCGGCGTGGGAAGCGCCTCGATTTCCCTGAGCAGGCCGTGCCGACTAAGATGGTGGTCGCGGTTGATGTGGATGAAGGTATTGTGAAATTACATCTTTGTAATATAGTTGTGCATCTCTCATTTATGCAAAGGCTGAATTTACATGTCAGTTGCATAAATGGTTCCTTTCTTTAGTGGTTGGGTTGCATCAAGCTTAGTCTAGAATCAAACTGTGAATCGAAAATTATTGTGATAACATACATGTCATGGTGACCATACTTTACTAAGTAACATTGTCTTTCAGTTCCTTATAATTGATCAATTCTCATTATGGTGCTGGTGCTATTTATGTCGTGCAGTTCTTGGAAGCTTTCTTGCTGCTCTGAACAGATTTATTGCCGAGCGGTACTCTTGGAATCACTCAGTATCAGAATACCATGTCTATGAGTTCTTTAGGGTGCGTTATTTTTCCTACAAAAACTTGAATTCCTGCTATATTTTTCCTTTGATCAGTGTGTAATTCGTCTTGCATCTGTTTGCAATACTCTATGCAGATATGGAATTGTTCTCGAGAAAAAGGTATGTCTTTGATTCTAGTATTTTTCATCACGGTTTGCTTCTTTATATCAAATGCACTGTATGACATCCAGCATTTTTCTAAATTGCTGCAGCTAATCTTCTTGTCCATGAGTTCTTTACAACCCATTACTTTCAAGATGGTGTCCATCCTATCCCAGGCGCTCGAGATGCTCTCCAAAATCTTTCTTCGTTCTGTAGCTTGTCTGTAGTAACGTAAGTCAATCATTTGAATTTAGAGATGTGATCAGTTTATCTTCTATTATGTGCTGCCAGCTTAATGACATTCTTCCTTTTGAAGATCTCGCCAGGATGTAATAAAAAATCACACATTAGAGTGGATCGAGAAGTTTTATCCAGGCTTATTTGAGCAGATCCATTTTGGGAACCATTTTGCTTTGGAAGGCCAATCAAGGCCAAAATCAGAGATTTGCAGGTATGATTGTCAGAGGAACGTTATTCTAGTTTCCTGTCACATTAGAAGATCGGACATGCAGTCTGACTAGGATTACAACACattaaaaaatgatgatttttAAAACTGCCGTTTACTGTCCCATTTTAAGCTGTCACAACATGTTCTCAGCTAGTCTTACAGATACTACGGAATGCCTTTGCAGATCTTTTGGTGCTCAGGTTTTAATAGATGATAACCCGAGATACGCTTTAGAATGCGCTGAGGATGGCATGAGGGTTCTGCTCTTCGATTATGATAACACGTATCCCTGGTGCAAAACTGGTGTGGATCAATCACATCCGCTGGTGACCAAGGTTCATAACTGGCAGGAGGTTGAGCAAAAACTTCTCTCGTGGGTAGCACCGGAGAGCTGACATTCTTCTTTGTCCGATGTGATAGCAGCAGAATTATGCTCAGCAGACAAGATCTCACTTTCTGAAGAAAGATGTTGCTTCCCTTTCAACATCTCAATACATAAACATGTCAAGGGTAAAGTAGAATACTCCATATCTTTGTTTGAGAGAATGACGATTGAACATCGCCTCACTGCAGTATGCTGGGTGGAAGGCAATCAGATTCAGTCTAGTATGCCCTGAGATGATCCAAGATCTGCACTCACAGTCACACGCTGAAGATCAAATTCTTTTTCAGCATGTTAGCTTCTGTGGTACTGTGGTGTATATACTGCCACTGCTATATGCATTTGTTGAATCAAATACTTCATATCAATTGATCTGGTGCACACGATCTTATGAATTGGATCCTATGTCCAGAGTCCTGAGTCCTGACATGTGGTTACCGTTGCGTGTTAAGTGTACCCAAATGGTTAATCCGTTCGATTTGGTGAATACACTGTAAAACACAAGCGGATTTGAATTTGGAAGGGAGTGATGAGGTAGAAAAAAGGAGCATTGTACTCCATGTACCGTGCCCACAATGTGAATATGAATTTTTGTATGACAAATACGTTTTCGAATACCTCTGTTCTTACAAATCTCAAAGCACGGTACGGATGCAGGTTGCACCTGTGGCTGGAAGCAAGAAGCATTTTTTCGGGTGGAGACCTATGACATGCCAAAACTGCTATGCCAGAATACTTGCAAGAATACAAACCATGCACTCACCATATGCACTTGAGATATCAGCAGCATCCTCACCAAGCTGGGGAAATAAGGACAACGGGGTCATGTGAGTCCTGGAGTCGCTCATAATTTTTCTACTTAGTTGGACTAGGATCCTTTCGGGCTTTTGCTCCATCCTAGTCTTGAACATATCTTGTCCTTGGCACTACAAATGCTTCTCTGGTTCATCACCCGAACTCACTATTTTTCTAAATATATTTTGCATCATGCTGCAAGTAAATATCATATTCTCTTGATAATAAGGAGTGTAATTGTGCTTGGTCCTGCTAGTAATTCTGGCTGCGCTTCATCCAACCGTTCCAATGTTTTGCTTATGTGAATTATTGGGCTGTACAAATGTGTATATATAAAGGTTGCGTCACCAGTGGCGGTGCTACTCACAAGTACGAGATCAACACAAATTCCTACTTTTCTGTAGGAATCTCAAAACGCAGAAATATGAAAAGGGAAAAATATAGGATTGTGTGTCATGCCAACTTGAATTCTATGGGATTAAAACTACAGTAATGTAGATAAAAATGTGCTTGGCATCACAGGAAGACAGAAATTTTACCAAGAGGTTTGAGTGGAAGACATTTTCCCTTCAAAATAGAGTGCAAATGAATCATAATTTTTTCTAAGGATTTTAATCATGTGAGTCAATAGGTGCATGATGAAACGCTAGGTAGCAGTTGCTAGATTCGATTACATTGCTTGGGCGTGTGAGGTCATGACGTTCGTGTTCCGCAAACTTTATCCATCGATCATCCCCAATTCATCCACACCTTTCCACTTATATACACATCGTTAATCGGTTGGGCTCAACGGGATTACGTTCCCATTGTTCACTTAGATTCGATCTTAGTGGGTTTTGACGCATTAATTGTGCTATAGGTCCAAGACCCTACGAGAACATGTTTTGAGGGTCCCGAGTAACCTTACTCAACCTCCGGGTACTAATCTAGCTTCACGAGTATACCGTTGAACCATGAGTACTCTTAGTAGCGCCCTCGAGCAGGACGTGCCAACTCTCAAGTACCCACAAAGTTATTTCGACAATCCTCACAATGTATCATGTGTATCATTCATTTTGCCGCAGGGTATAGGTTGTCAAGCTCAAGGCACGTATTTTTCGTACTTGTTGGCTAGCTCGATCTCGTTTCTCTAACTCATGGTACATGTTCCTAGATCATGTTAGCACTTAAACTTTGTCGCATGGCCTGAAAATTGGCAGGGGCACACGCGTCTAGGGCACGCGTGCATGAGGCCACCCATTTGCTTGAAGCATGGTGCAGCCGtttatgtcattagcccttaatcCCTGCATTGAGGTCCATGTATGCCAACTTTTGGCAGAGTTGCCTACGTCACCCACCCCACCTCCCATGCTTTTTCATTTTATCTCAAAATTTGAATCTATTGTATCTTCTGAACCATCCAAATTACGTTTCGTTTGCATATTCATGTTTGGTGCAACGAGTACTTTCGAACAATACCACTTTTCAATGCATTTAGACACTTTTTTAAAATACAAAGTTTCACCAAGTTTCATTTGCTTTTAGGGGTTTATGGCTTAGCGCTTAGCACTTAGGGTTTAGGGGTTAGGTTTAGGCTTTAGGGTTTATGTTATAGGCCTTGTTATATGgcggtactccctccattccacaaagTAGTGCGTCTGCGCTTTCCGAGATctaagtttgaccataaatttaaccaacgagaccgcttcggtctcgttggttaaatttatggtcaaatttgAATTTCGGAAAGCGCAGACGCACTActttgtggaatggagggagtataagccAAAGCCGAAGCCAAAAGCCCCTATTTAGAGCTTTTTTGGCTTTTAGGCCAAACTGAAAAAGATGCAAAAGCTGAAGCATAAGCCCGAACAAACAGGGCCTTAGTCTTTGAAACTTGCTGAATTTATCATGTGTTTTTTCAAGTTTTAGTAGTTGAAACTTGCTGAAGTTTTTAAAATTTGTCAAAATGTATTCAAAAGTGGGTTTGTTTCAAAGCCCTCGTCACAAGCATATAATAGATTCAAATTTACAAGTCAAAAGGAAAATCATGGGAGGTAGGGTGAGTGGGGCATGCACTTACCACCAAAAGTTGCACCAAAGGTTGCATGCATGTAATAATTAAGGTTTAATCGCAAAATCACTTTTTGAATCTGGCGCAATCATGCGGCTGTATGCACACGTGCCCCCGCCCCTACGTACCACAAACCGTCGTCctcgcatggccatgcttttcTCATAATTCGAAAGGGGCAAGAGATGTgttaaaagggggggggggggggcagagataCGTCTCCAAATTAGAAGGGAACATCATGTCTAGTTTTTTTTGAAACGAAAGCAAAATCTTTGCCtcattcattgattaagaagaagagagttgcctGGTTAATTTACGGAAAACCGGACGAAAACCGTTACATGCTTGGCCCTGAAGGACAACCAAGCCACAATCCCATGATACAAGCCGATTACTCCCAAACCACATCATGTCTTAGTCAACCATTCCTTACAGCACGTTTCATGACAAGCCTGAAAACCACCTCGTCAACTCTCTATCCTGCACCCCGCACACGAATCCGCCAATCCTTTACCTCGTCTGCGGCGGCAACAGCGCAGCCGGCCGCATCGGCCCTTTCTCCGGCGCGGTCCCGGTGAGCCCTCGCTGGGACATCGCGGTCCAGCTTGGCGCCGGGCCCCACCCTGAATTACATAAAAACATTGTAGTACCACGAGACTATATCTTTGGTTTGCAGAGATCTTGGCTGTTTGGAATGAATGTCTCATGGATATAACCTACAATATCTTGGTGATGCATCAGGAGCAAATGCGAGTATTAGACGCTGAATTGTTTCTTATTTGTGTATCAGAGGGAAGCAAAGTAATTTTTGACTCATTGACTGTAGAATCTGCAAGGATACAATACAACTTAATTCGTGAGTTGTTGATTAGATGAACGGTTCAATGTCCTTCTATGTTGATAGAGATCATACTCGCAAATCCAGTAACAATTTGAGTGTTTGACTTGCTTGAATCATGATCGAGATACATTGCTAGAAACCAGTGGTTTTTCATTTTTTATAAAAGAGACCAGTGATTTTTATTATGTTTTTTACACCACGTCATTTCAGCCGTTCAGGTCACTATAACTTGCACAGTGATTCTATGGTTGCACAGTTGCTTTAACCCAAATCACCGTACTAACTGGACCTGAGCCATTGGTGGTGGAGCTAGCAGCAGATTGTGCCCGAGGCTGAGCTAGCTCGAGCGATAGCTGCCCTAGGCCTGTCTCGGCCACCGGTCACCACATCCACACAACAAGTGCGAGGTCGCCAAGTCATGCCAATGTGCGTATGACCGTGTTGGTGAAAAGGCCATCGGTGAACACAAAAACAAGAGGACCATCGATCGAAGCAACTAAGAGCaattctagcagaccccgcattttACCGACCCGTAAAATGTGTTTACAGGTCGCATGGGGCGGTTATGCAGGCTGAAATTTGCGGCGGTAGACTAGAAACCGCAAACAAACCCCTAATTTTTCAAAATAGTTGTTTCGCGCGAGAAATTTAAGCaacagctcgccggagctcgctTGCATACATGGTTCTTCTTCGCATAATAAGTTCATACACGCCACATACATACATAAAGGTTAGATATGCTAGACAGGGCCTACGCTACCGCATCACTGCAACAAAATTGAGCTCACCGGAGCTCCTGCGGTAGCTGCCCACCGGCGGCGATCAGTCGAAGTCGGAGGAGTCGGAGCCGAGGTCGACGAAGAGCTTCGCCTGCTCCTCCTTCATCACGCGCAGGTCGGCCTCCTTCGATGCCTGCGCCTGCGATGCCGTGAGGCCCGTCTCGAGGAAGAGCCGCTCGTACTCGAGCTCGCGCCGGATGCGCTCTTCCATCTCCTGCAGATCCCTCGCCGACCGCTCGAGGACGAcgcgctcgaggagctcctcctgcCCCGGTGGGAGGTAGTCCTCGGGTCCGATGACGCCTCGGCGCGGCGGCGCATCGGGCACGGCCTCCTCCGGCTCCCTCTTCACCGAAACGAGCCGCGAGCTCGATGCGCCCGCGGATGAGCTCCCCGCGGACCAGTGGCCGGATGAGCTCCCCGCGGACCAGTTgccggaggaggcgcggcggcgacgggcgcgctcgagctcgaactcgtCGAGCTCGCGCCAGTCGAATGCCGCCGGCGGCCGGGCACCCTTGTTGAGCCACCGACGCGCCCCCTGCTTGCGCGCGGCGTCAGATCTGGCACGGCGGCGGCGCTCTGCCTCATCCCCCGAGTCGGCCATGGTGGTTCaaggctcgccggcggcgagaaatcaAGC
Protein-coding regions in this window:
- the LOC123165582 gene encoding uncharacterized protein: MVSRGGGAVRSLLDRLRPPPRGTRGSPAMPPPVAAAAKGACFCSFGHSGAHGEGRRKGVLDLGAGRRFAPGSALSLKGCLDWQDGGRFRRADGGDGDAVEIRARVLAPHRQFVRDVEVQLSEEVGAKSVDGNGAYRRGKRLDFPEQAVPTKMVVAVDVDEVLGSFLAALNRFIAERYSWNHSVSEYHVYEFFRIWNCSREKANLLVHEFFTTHYFQDGVHPIPGARDALQNLSSFCSLSVVTSRQDVIKNHTLEWIEKFYPGLFEQIHFGNHFALEGQSRPKSEICRSFGAQVLIDDNPRYALECAEDGMRVLLFDYDNTYPWCKTGVDQSHPLVTKVHNWQEVEQKLLSWVAPES